Part of the uncultured Cohaesibacter sp. genome is shown below.
GCTTACGGTACCGGTCACCAGCGCCTGAGCATTGATCACCGTCCAGTTGGGAAAGGAAGGAACCGTCGAGGAGGACAGGTTCTTCTGCAGGAAAGTATTGCGATCAAGCGGAGAAAACAGCCCGGACCGCTGCAAATCGGCTTCAACGACCTTGGAAATCTCCACGCCCTGCCCAACACCGTCAAAGTCGGTTATGGCGATCGGCATCGGCTGAATGTTGCCGCGAGTGATATCGATTTCGATCAAGGCATAGCTGGGGCGCACCATGGCCATGCTGGACAGAATGGCAACCGCCAGCAATGGCAGCAAGAAGGTTTTCACAGTCATATGGCATATGAGGCGCCGGATGGGCCCGGCATGTCGAAGCTGTTTCATCTCTATAATTGTCCTGTCCTGTCCAGACCGCTGACGGCCTGTCTGATGAATGAACATCCTGATAGTCTTTGGGTCGGAAAGGCTCGCGTCTCCCCGGCAAATGGGTCCTAGAACATGTCACTTGGATCAAAATTGATCCGGACACGACGCCATGCATCATATTTGTCTGCAGGCAGCGTGTAAGGCGCACATCGACGCACGGCACGCATGGCGCTCTCGACAGCGGCAACGCCGAACTGGCTCGCCGGATACTCGATCGGCTGCGGGCCCCAGTTCACATTGCCCTGCTGATCAAGGCCGAACTCTATCTTTACAGCCAATTGTGACGCATCCGCGGCACCAACCGGAGGCGACCAGCACTGCGCGATCTGCGCCCTCAAGGCATCGAGCTCGCTCTGGGTCATGGCAGCCGCGTCCTTGCCATTTCTGGAACCGAAGGAGGCGTCCTGATCCTGTGCGCCGCTCTGTGTCGGCTGGGCACTGTCGGCCTGATTGGCCAGAGCCTTGAGAGAATCGACGTCAAACTTGCGCTTTTCTTCCGCTGGCTTCTGGGGCTTTGGCGGTGCCTTCGGCTTGATCTTGGGCAACGCCGCCACCGGCTTCGGAGCCGCTTCCTTGGGCTCTTCCGGCGTTGGCTCGGGTTGCGGCTTTTCCTCTGCCTTTGGCGTCGGTTCCGGCTGCGGCTCGACCTTCTTCTCAGGCTCCACTTTCGGGGCCGGTTCCGGCTTTGGCGCAGGTTCCGGTTTGGGTGACGGCTCGGGCTTCGGAGCCGGCTCCACCTTCGGTGCTGGCTCCGGCTTTGCCTTGGGCTGCTCTGGCTCGGCCTGTTTCTGCGGCTCAGCCTGTTTGGGCTTCGGAGCAACCTTTGGCGCTGGCTCGGGCTTTTTCTCTTCCGGCTGCGGCGCCTTGCGGGTTGCTTCCTGCACCTTCTTCTGGACCTTGGCCGTCGACTGGCCCTTGACCACATCGGTCACATCCGACACGGACACCAGCTCAATCGGCAGGATCTCGAGATCGCTCACGTCATGGGCACCCGGCGACGGCAGGCTGATCAGAGCCCACGCCAACACCGCAGCATGCCCAACACTCGACGCAACAAGTCCGACATTCTTCAAGGTTAACGAAGCTCCTCGGTGCTAACCAGCCCGATCTTCTTGAAACCGGCGCGATTCATCGCTCCCATCACACGCATGATGGAACCATAATCAGCATCCTTGTCCCCGCGTACGAAAATGCGTTCCTCGTAGCCATTCTTGGCGACACCAAGCAGCGTTTCGACGAGTTTGTCGAACTCGACCGGCTGGTCCTGCAGATAGACGCTGCCGTCCTTGCGAATGGAAAGGGTCAGAGGCTGTGTCTGGCTCGACAGCGGATTGGCCGCACTCTCGGGCAGATCAAGCGGCACACCCACTGTCATCATCGGAGCCGACACCATGAAAATGATGAGCAGCACCAACATGACGTCGACCATTGGCGTCACGTTGATTTCCGCCACCGGCCGGTGACGAATGGCCCTGCGCGCGCCACGTCTGCGCGAGCCGCCCGGTGTTCCCATTGAGCCCATACCCATAGACTAGCCCCTTTCGTCCATCAGACGCGACAGGATCGCGGAGAACTCATCGGCAAAGCCTTCAAGACGCATTGCATGCTGGGAGGCAATGGAGGCCAGCTTGTTATAGGCAATAACGGCAGGAATGGCCGCAACAAGGCCAATTGCAGTGGCAAACAGGGCCTCGGCGATACCGGGCGCCACAACGGCAAGAGACGTGTTCTTGGAGGCTGCGATGCCCTGGAACGAGCTCATGATGCCCCAGACCGTACCGAACAGGCCGACGAAGGGAGCGGCAGAACCGACGGTCGCCAGAAACAGCAGACGCTTTTCCAGACGGTCCACTTCCCGCGACAGGGTCACGTCAAGCACCTTCTCAAGACGGCCCGGCAGACCGGCAACCGAGCGGGCATGGCCCTCAAAGCTGCGCTTCCACTCGCGCATCGCCGCAACGAACAGGGCAGCCATGGCATGATTGGGGCGTCCCGACAGCGTCTGATACAGATCTTCAAGAGACTGACCAGACCAGAACACCTTCTCGAACCGGTCCATCTGGCGCTTGGTCCGCGTGTAGAGCAGGCTCTTGTCGATGATGATCGCCCACGACCAGACCGACGCAGACAAGAGGCCAATCATCACGATCTTGACCACGATGTGAGCCTGCATGAACAGGGTCCACAACGAAACATCGGCGGTGGCACTGGCCAGGGCTGTTTGCACAACCTCATTGGGCATGAAACTTAGTCCTTTCTAGCGCACGGCCCGGACTGCAGCGGGAGGACTGCGAGCGGACCAATGCATAAAACTGGGGCCTTGAGCATGTTCGGCAGGAAAATCTGCTGCCGTCCTTGCCGTGGACCATTTCAAACAGACACAACCAGCCGGCCCCCGGATTGACTCATTGCGACAGCATTTGTCAGCAGATTTTGTCAAAACTAGGGTCGGCGAAGACGTGCAAACACAAAGAACGCACTCTTTGACAAGGCACGATTATGGTTAATGAAAGTTTAAGTAAAGTGAACAGAGCCGAAAGGAAAAGCCCTGTTGCAACGATTTCACACGCAAGGCGTCAAAATATTGCGCATTTTGTCGGGCAGTCGGCGCGGCTTGCCATCACGGGTGATGGCAACGACCGTCACGCGCGCGGTGAACAGGACATCCTCCCCGCGCAGGATCTGCTGATCGAGGATCATCCGTGCGCCCTTGATGGTGTTGACGCGGGTCTCCACCTTGAGAATATCGTCAATGTGAGCGGAGCGGAGAAAGTTGATATCCATATGGCGCACGGCCAGTGCCAGACGCTCGCCCTCTTCGCCACTGTCAAGCACACTGTGCTCGATGCCAAGCAGCCGGATATAGTCCGACCGGCCCCGCTCAATGAAGCGCAGGTAGGAGGCGTGATAAACGATACCGGAAAAGTCAGTGTCTTCGTAATAGACCCGGATCATCTGCTGGTGTCCGTAGTCTGTAAGGCGACCAGCCAGATCCGGCCAGTCGCTTTCATTGCGATGCTCAGGCATCATCAATTCCTTCAGCAAACAGGCCCATTTGTGGAGGAGTGTCTTTCCGAGGCACAGCCAACCCAAGATGGGCAAAAGCCTTGGACGCCAGCAGGCGCCCACGCGGAGTGCGCTGGATGAAACCCTGCTGGATCAGGTAAGGCTCTATAATTTCTTCAATTGCGTCCCGGGGTTCCGAGAGCGCAGCGGCTATGGTCTCTACTCCAACCGGCCCGCCACCAAAGGAGGTTGCGATCAAGGTCAGGTAACGTCTGTCTAGGGCGTCGAGCCCCTCGTTGTCAACTTCGAGCATCTGCAGTGCCCGGTCGGCCAATTCGCGGCTGATTTCGCCCCCGGCCTGAACGATGGCCACATCGCGCACCCGGCGCAGAAGTCTGCCAGCAATGCGGGGAGTGCCGCGCGAGCGGCGGGCAATCTCGACGGCCCCGTCACGGGTGATCGAAACCCCCATCAGGCGGGCCCCACGTGTGACAATATACTCCAGTTCGTCCACAGTATAAAAATTGAGCCGCACCGGAATCCCGAAACGGTCACGCAACGGCGTGGTCAGCAGCCCAAGCCGTGTCGTCGCCGCGACAAGGGTGAATTTCGCCAGATCGATCTTCACCGAGCGTGCAGCCGGCCCTTCGCCGATGATCAGGTCGAGCTGGAAATCCTCCATCGCCGGATAGAGAATTTCCTCGACCGCCGGATTGAGACGGTGGATCTCGTCGATGAACAGGACGTCATTCTCTTCCAGATTGGTCAGCAGCGCCGCCAGATCGCCAGCCTTGGCGATCACCGGCCCTGAGGTGGACTTGAAATTCACCCCCAGTTCGCGGGAAACGATCTGCGCCAGTGTGGTCTTGCCAAGCCCCGGAGGGCCGACAAACAACACATGGTCCAGCGCTTCCTTGCGGGTCCGCGCCGCCTCGATGAAAATCGCCAGGTTGGCGCGCGCCTGCGCCTGCCCGACGAAATCGTCCAGCATCTGTGGCCTCAGCGCCCGATCTGTGTCCTCTTCGCGAATGGCCGCGGAAACGAGCCGGTCTTCATCCCCAATCATTGACTAAGCTCCTTGAGCGCATGACGAATGAGTGCCGCCGTCCCGAGCCCGTCACCTTCGCGTTTGATCACAGTGGCCACCGCAGCGCTGGCCTGCACCTGGGCATAGCCGAGGTTGGTAAGGGCGGATACCGCCTCGGCCATGGCCTTGGGCGCACCGACCGCGTCGATCTCGGCCTGCAGGTTGGCCACCGCCTTGTCGGTTGCGGCAAGGCTCGGGGTCTTGTCCTTCAGCTCCGAGACAATGCGCTGGGCAACCTTGGGGCCGACGCCGGGCGTACGGGCAACCATCGCCTTGTCCTGCAGGGCAATGGCAGAAGTCAGTTCGGAAATCTTGAGGGTGGAAAGGATTGCCAGAGCCACCTTCTGGCCAACGCCCTGAACGGTCGTCAGCAGCCGGAACCAGTCGCGCTCAAGCGAGGAGGCAAAGCCGAACAGCTTGATCTGGTCTTCCCGCACATGGGTTTCGATGAGAACCGTCGCCGCCTCACCCACCGGAGGCAGGGATTGCAGGGTCTGGTTCGAACAATAGACCTCGTAACCGACACCACCAACATCCACGATGACATAGCCATCGGCATATTCATCAATCAACCCCTTGAGCTTCCCGATCATCGGCCTGCGTCCTTATCTTCAACTAAGCAATCTTGTAGGCCTTGTGGCCACGCTGATGGGCATGGCAAATGGCAATGGCAAGCGCATCGGCAGCGTCTTCGCTATCGAAGGTCGCCTTGGGCAGCAGCATCTTGACCATCACCTGAACCTGTTTCTTGTCCGCGTGTCCCACGCCAACCACCGTCTTCTTGACCGCGTTCGGCGCATACTCAGAAACCGGCAGCCCAAGCTGCGCCGGCGCCAGCAGCGAAACCGCGCGGGCATGGCCCAGCTTCAGGGTCGCCGTCGCGTCCTTGTTGACGAAGGTCTGTTCCACCGCCACTTCCTGTGGCTCATAGCGTTGCAACACACCCATGACGCCATTGTGCAGCTCCAGCAGACGGGACGCCAGATCCTTTGTGCCATCGGACGTGATCAGGCCCGACCCGACGAAAATCAGCCGGTTGCTGATCACATCGATCGCGCCCCAGCCGGTCTTGCGCAGGCCCGGGTCAAACCCGACGATTCTTGTAGGATGCTCTATCATGCTTTCTTCCTTACCGAAGAAATATGAACAATACCAGAACAAACTAAGGGTTCAAACAGGATTTGACAAATTCGGCAACCATGAGATGATGCCCTTCCCCCAGCGTCCGATCTGCTGGCATCTCTTCAGGATCCACCCCGATGACCGACATCAATCTGCCTCTCATCATGGGCGCTGCCCTCGTTGCCATGGCCAGCCCCGGACCGGCGACCCTCGCCATCGCCAGCACATCGATGACCAATGGCCGTCGATATGGCCTTGCCCTGGCCTCTGGCGTAACCTCCGGCTCGCTGTTCTGGTCACTCGCCGCAGCGCTTGGCATGGGTGGCGTGATGGCCACCAACGCCTGGCTGTTCGAGATCCTGCGCTATTGCGGTGCGGCCTATCTCCTGTATCTGGCAATCAAGTCGGCCCGTTCTGCTCTCGGAAGCGGCAAGGAAGCACCAGCGATCGACACCCCGCGGCGCCTCACCCTGCGCAAGACCTATTTCAAGGGGCTGGCCATCCACCTGTCCAACCCCAAGGCCATCCTGTTCATCGGCTCGATCTATGCACTCGGCCTGCCCCGTGACGCATCTGTTGCCGACCTCGCCACGGTCGTACTGGCGCTCGGTCTGCAGAGCGCTGCGATCTGCCATCTTTACGCGATGCTGTTCGCCAGCACGCCGATCGTTGCCGGCTATCGCAAGATGCGCCGGGCGCTCGATGGTCTGTTCGCCATGCTGTTCGGTCTTGCCAGCATCAAGATCCTGACCGCCTCGATCAACCAGTGAATAAGCCAACAAAAAACCCCGCATGGCAACCATGCGGGGTTTCGTTTGACTTCAGGCCCTCAAAAGGTCACCCCTCGAGGGAAGCGGCCACTTCATCGCTCATGGTGAAGTTGGAATAGACGTTCTGCACGTCGTCATCATCTTCCAGAGCGTTGATGAGCTTCATGATCTTTTCAGCCTTTTCGACGTCGACATCGATCTCGTTCTGCGGCTTCCAGATGGCTTTCTGGGATTCCGGCTCCTTGCCAAGAGCGTCTTCCAGCGCCTTGCCAACTTCGATCATGTCTTCGAACGTGGTGTAGATGGTGTGCGATTCTTCGTCGCTGACCACGTCATCGGCACCAGCCTCGATTGCAGCTTCCAGAATATCGTCGGCTTCGCCTGCGTCCGCCGGATAGACCAGTTCGCCCACACGGTCGAACATGAACGCGACAGAGCCGGTTTCACCCAGTGAACCACCGTTCTTGGTGAAGGCTGCGCGCACGTTGGACGCGGTGCGGTTGCGGTTGTCGGTCAGGGCCTCGACCACAACAGCGGTGCCACCCGGGCCGTAACCTTCATACCGGACTTCATCGAAGTTGCCTTCATCACCGGCTTCAGCCTTCTTGATGGCGCGGTCGATATTGTCCTTCGGCATGGACTGGCCACGGGCGTTCTGAATGGCCAGACGCAGACGAGCGTTGGAATCCGCATCAGAACCGCCCATTTTTGCGGCAACTGTGATTTCCTTGGAAAGTTTGGAGAACAGCTTTGATCGCTTCGCATCCTGTGCGCCTTTGCGATACATGATGTTCTTGAATTTTGAATGGCCTGCCATATCCTACAATCCGTCTGTATTTTGGTCGTCGCGCGTCCCACGCAATATTTGCAGCCGGTCATGCCACAAACAGGCGACAAAGATCAAGTGACCTGTTAAGCGGACGTCGATTAGTTGCATCAATTTCAGCGATTTTCCCAGAAAGTCGGGATATGCTGGGACAATTGGCCACCGATCCGGACCGGTTCGGCAACAACGGCTAGCCCCGTGCGATCATCGGTATCAACCGCAAAACCGCAAAGCGTGGCCTCGCCAAGCGCCGGTGTAAAGCGTGAGGAGGACACTTTGCGCAGGAATCGCTGCACCGGCTCTTCCTTGTCCATGCCCAGCACGGAGTCATAATCGCCGCACATCCCGGCATCGGTCATATAGGCCGTTCCGGCGGGCAGAATGCGGTGATCCGAGGTCGGCGTATGGGTATGGGTGCCCACCACCATGCTGACCCGTCCATCCAGAAAATAGCCCATGGCCTGCTTCTCCGAGGTCGCTTCAGCGTGAAAGTCGAGAATGATCGCATCGGCAAAATCGCCCATAGGACAGGCGTCGAGCTCCTTCTCCACCGCATGGAACGGGCAATCAAGCGCATCCATATAGACGCGCCCCATGGCATTCATCACCAGAACGGATGCACCGTTGCGGGCATGATAGAGATTGGCTCCCTTGCCGGGGACGCCGGATGGAAAGTTGACGGGGCGCAGAAAAGCCGGCTGACGCTCACAATAGACCATGGCATCCCGCTGATCCCAAACATGGTTGCCTGTGGTGATGACATCCGCCCCTGCGTCAATGAGATCCTGCACGATGGTCTCGGTGATGCCGAAGCCGCCAGCGGCATTCTCGCCATTGATCACGACAAAATCGAGACGGTATTTCTCGATCAGACCCGGCAATTTCTCTTCGACGATGGCCCGCCCGGACCGTC
Proteins encoded:
- a CDS encoding cell envelope biogenesis protein TolA, whose translation is MKNVGLVASSVGHAAVLAWALISLPSPGAHDVSDLEILPIELVSVSDVTDVVKGQSTAKVQKKVQEATRKAPQPEEKKPEPAPKVAPKPKQAEPQKQAEPEQPKAKPEPAPKVEPAPKPEPSPKPEPAPKPEPAPKVEPEKKVEPQPEPTPKAEEKPQPEPTPEEPKEAAPKPVAALPKIKPKAPPKPQKPAEEKRKFDVDSLKALANQADSAQPTQSGAQDQDASFGSRNGKDAAAMTQSELDALRAQIAQCWSPPVGAADASQLAVKIEFGLDQQGNVNWGPQPIEYPASQFGVAAVESAMRAVRRCAPYTLPADKYDAWRRVRINFDPSDMF
- the tolR gene encoding protein TolR; this encodes MGMGSMGTPGGSRRRGARRAIRHRPVAEINVTPMVDVMLVLLIIFMVSAPMMTVGVPLDLPESAANPLSSQTQPLTLSIRKDGSVYLQDQPVEFDKLVETLLGVAKNGYEERIFVRGDKDADYGSIMRVMGAMNRAGFKKIGLVSTEELR
- the tolQ gene encoding protein TolQ; this encodes MPNEVVQTALASATADVSLWTLFMQAHIVVKIVMIGLLSASVWSWAIIIDKSLLYTRTKRQMDRFEKVFWSGQSLEDLYQTLSGRPNHAMAALFVAAMREWKRSFEGHARSVAGLPGRLEKVLDVTLSREVDRLEKRLLFLATVGSAAPFVGLFGTVWGIMSSFQGIAASKNTSLAVVAPGIAEALFATAIGLVAAIPAVIAYNKLASIASQHAMRLEGFADEFSAILSRLMDERG
- the ybgC gene encoding tol-pal system-associated acyl-CoA thioesterase — encoded protein: MMPEHRNESDWPDLAGRLTDYGHQQMIRVYYEDTDFSGIVYHASYLRFIERGRSDYIRLLGIEHSVLDSGEEGERLALAVRHMDINFLRSAHIDDILKVETRVNTIKGARMILDQQILRGEDVLFTARVTVVAITRDGKPRRLPDKMRNILTPCV
- the ruvB gene encoding Holliday junction branch migration DNA helicase RuvB, with the protein product MGDEDRLVSAAIREEDTDRALRPQMLDDFVGQAQARANLAIFIEAARTRKEALDHVLFVGPPGLGKTTLAQIVSRELGVNFKSTSGPVIAKAGDLAALLTNLEENDVLFIDEIHRLNPAVEEILYPAMEDFQLDLIIGEGPAARSVKIDLAKFTLVAATTRLGLLTTPLRDRFGIPVRLNFYTVDELEYIVTRGARLMGVSITRDGAVEIARRSRGTPRIAGRLLRRVRDVAIVQAGGEISRELADRALQMLEVDNEGLDALDRRYLTLIATSFGGGPVGVETIAAALSEPRDAIEEIIEPYLIQQGFIQRTPRGRLLASKAFAHLGLAVPRKDTPPQMGLFAEGIDDA
- the ruvA gene encoding Holliday junction branch migration protein RuvA, with protein sequence MIGKLKGLIDEYADGYVIVDVGGVGYEVYCSNQTLQSLPPVGEAATVLIETHVREDQIKLFGFASSLERDWFRLLTTVQGVGQKVALAILSTLKISELTSAIALQDKAMVARTPGVGPKVAQRIVSELKDKTPSLAATDKAVANLQAEIDAVGAPKAMAEAVSALTNLGYAQVQASAAVATVIKREGDGLGTAALIRHALKELSQ
- the ruvC gene encoding crossover junction endodeoxyribonuclease RuvC: MEHPTRIVGFDPGLRKTGWGAIDVISNRLIFVGSGLITSDGTKDLASRLLELHNGVMGVLQRYEPQEVAVEQTFVNKDATATLKLGHARAVSLLAPAQLGLPVSEYAPNAVKKTVVGVGHADKKQVQVMVKMLLPKATFDSEDAADALAIAICHAHQRGHKAYKIA
- a CDS encoding LysE family translocator, which gives rise to MTDINLPLIMGAALVAMASPGPATLAIASTSMTNGRRYGLALASGVTSGSLFWSLAAALGMGGVMATNAWLFEILRYCGAAYLLYLAIKSARSALGSGKEAPAIDTPRRLTLRKTYFKGLAIHLSNPKAILFIGSIYALGLPRDASVADLATVVLALGLQSAAICHLYAMLFASTPIVAGYRKMRRALDGLFAMLFGLASIKILTASINQ
- a CDS encoding YebC/PmpR family DNA-binding transcriptional regulator, producing the protein MAGHSKFKNIMYRKGAQDAKRSKLFSKLSKEITVAAKMGGSDADSNARLRLAIQNARGQSMPKDNIDRAIKKAEAGDEGNFDEVRYEGYGPGGTAVVVEALTDNRNRTASNVRAAFTKNGGSLGETGSVAFMFDRVGELVYPADAGEADDILEAAIEAGADDVVSDEESHTIYTTFEDMIEVGKALEDALGKEPESQKAIWKPQNEIDVDVEKAEKIMKLINALEDDDDVQNVYSNFTMSDEVAASLEG
- a CDS encoding TIGR00282 family metallophosphoesterase; this translates as MRLLFVGDIVGRSGRAIVEEKLPGLIEKYRLDFVVINGENAAGGFGITETIVQDLIDAGADVITTGNHVWDQRDAMVYCERQPAFLRPVNFPSGVPGKGANLYHARNGASVLVMNAMGRVYMDALDCPFHAVEKELDACPMGDFADAIILDFHAEATSEKQAMGYFLDGRVSMVVGTHTHTPTSDHRILPAGTAYMTDAGMCGDYDSVLGMDKEEPVQRFLRKVSSSRFTPALGEATLCGFAVDTDDRTGLAVVAEPVRIGGQLSQHIPTFWENR